The DNA segment gtaacctagggtatacagcaatgagtaaatgacgtaaaaatccacttctaggtccacttagtgtgtgcttaggctgagcattaaagctttcatttgtagagactttttctggagttaaacgccagcttttatgccagtttgggcatttaactccaatttttatgccagttccagcgttaaacgctgggaattctgaagctaatttgcaacgccggtttgggccatcaaatctcgggcaaagtatggactattatacattgctggaaagcccaggatgtctactttctaacgccgttaagagcgcgccaattgggcttatgtagctccagaaaattcacttcgagtgcagggaggtcagaatccaacagcatctgcagtccttttcagcctctgaatcagatttttgctcaggaccctcaatttcagccagaaaatacctgaaatcatagaaaaacacacaaactcatagtaaagtccagaaaagtgaattttaactaaaaactaataaaaatataataaaaactaattaaaagatactaaaaacataatgaaaacaatgccaaaaagcgtataaattatccgctcatcagttaccgttttcaatggctacatcccatcctctcagtgaaaatggtccaaatgctctatcacagcatggctaatcatctgttggttctcgatcatgtcggaataggatccattgatccttttgcgtctgtcaccatgcccaacaatcgcaagtttgaagctcgtcacagccattcaatccttgaatcctactcggaataccacagacaaggtttagactttctagattctcatgaatgccgccatcagttctagcttataccacgaagattctgattaagaaatctaagagatactcattcaatctgatgtagaacggaggtagttgtcaggcacacgttcatggattgaggaaggtgatgagtgtcacggatcatcacttttttcatagtgaagcgcgaatgaacatcttataTAGGGACAAGCGTGTtggaatggaaaacagaaataactgcattaattcatcgagacgctgcaaagctcctcacccccaacaatggagtttagagactcatgccgtcaaagagtatgaaattcagatctaaaatgtcatgagataaaaaataagtctctaaaagttgtttaaatactaaatagtaatctaggtttacagaaaatgagtaaactaagataattggtgcagaaatccacttctggggcccacttggtgtgtgctggggctaagacttaagcttttcacgtgcctgggctgtttctggagttgaacgccaggttgtaacctatttctggcgttgaagtccaacttgcaacctatttctggcgctgaacgctagactgcaacatagaactggcgttgaacgccagtttacgtcatctatctttgcgcaaagtatggactataatatattgctggaaaaccctggatgtctactttctaacccaattgagagcgcgccaattgaactcttgtagctccaaaaaatccattccgagtacagggaggttagaatccaacaacatcagtagtcctttttcagcctagatcagatttttgctcagctccctcaatttcagccagaaaatacctgaaatcacagaaaaacacacaaactcatagtaaagtccagaaaaatgaattttgcctaaaaactaataaaaatatactaaacactaactaaaaaatactaaaatctacatgaaattacccccaaaaagcgtataaaatatccgctcatcagttaccaaatacagagaagtcatccataaacacCCCAATAAATCTTTCAATCATGTCTAAAaatatggagagcatgcacctttggaatgttgcaggtgcattgcacagtccAAAGGGCATCCTCCTGTAAGCAATGAcaccatatggacaagtaaatgaaGTTTTCTACTAGTCCTTTGGGTCCACAACTATTTGGTTGTAACCCGAATAACTGTTaagaaagcagtagtattcatgtccAGCCAGCCTCTCAAGCATTTGGTCCATGAATGGTAGGGGGAAGTGGTCCTTCCTGGTGGCTTCGTTGAGCTTCCTGTAGTCGATGTACATACGCCAACCAATCACTGTTATTGTTGGTATCAGCTCTTTCTTCTCAATTGGTACAATATTGACTCCTCCTTTCTTTGGAACTACTTGTACCGGGCTCACCCAAGGGCtttctgagatggggtagatcaccCCAGCTTGCCACAACTTCAACACTTCCTTCTGGACTACCTcattcatggttggattcaacCTTCTTTATTGTTGCCTTGAAGGCTTAGCACCCTCCTcaagtaggatcttgtgcatacacattGAAGGGCTGATCCCTTTTAAGTCTGTGAGTGTCCAGCCTATATCATCCTTGTGTTGTTTTAGCACTTGGATGAactcttcttcttgctcttaCTCAAGCTTgagttgatgatcactgggtagGTGCTGTTGTCACCTAGATAGGCATATTTCAAGTTTGGAGGTAGGGTTTTTAGCTCTAGTTTTGGTGCCTCTTCTCCATTGTTGTCTGTGCGGGTTGTCATGATTGAACTTTCCATGCTTCCTTGTGGTGGTTCTTCATGTGGTGCTTGTTGCTCTAATTCCATACTTCTTTCATATTGCTCTTCTTCCAAGACTCCTTGGACTATTTGTTCTATGGTGTCCACCatcttgcattctccttttgctTCCTTGGGATAACTCATTGCCTTGAAGATGTTGAAGACCATCTTTTCCTCATATAGTCTCAAGACTAGTTCTCCTTTGTGTCCACCATCTTTTTCCATATCCAGCACAACAAAGTCAACTAGGAAGATGAATTCTCCCACCTTCACCAACAAATCTTCCACCACTCCATGTGGAAACTTTAATGTCCTGTCAGCTAGTtggagtgccattcttgttggtttggcttcctcaatTCTCATCCTCCTCATCATGTTCAAGGAcatgagattgatgctagcCCCCAAGTCACATAAAGCCTTTTCAATAGTGATatcccctatgatgcaggggatttgGAAACTCCATGGGTCCTTCATTTTCTTGGGGAGTTTCTTTTGTATGATGGCACTACACTCCTCACTTAGGACTACAGTCTCTTTTTCTCCccagtttcttt comes from the Arachis duranensis cultivar V14167 chromosome 7, aradu.V14167.gnm2.J7QH, whole genome shotgun sequence genome and includes:
- the LOC107458700 gene encoding uncharacterized protein LOC107458700, which produces MPLYAKFLKELMTRKRNWGEKETVVLSEECSAIIQKKLPKKMKDPWSFQIPCIIGDITIEKALCDLGASINLMSLNMMRRMRIEEAKPTRMALQLADRTLKFPHGVVEDLLVKVGEFIFLVDFVVLDMEKDGGHKGELVLRLYEEKMVFNIFKAMSYPKEAKGECKMVDTIEQIVQGVLEEEQYERSMELEQQAPHEEPPQGSMESSIMTTRTDNNGEEAPKLELKTLPPNLKYAYLGDNSTYPVIINSSLSKSKKKSSSKC